The proteins below are encoded in one region of Gemmatimonadaceae bacterium:
- a CDS encoding S9 family peptidase has protein sequence MLSRVRVPALVAAALLIGGNSAHAQRADNNSRPERQEPTGNPQLGLPYGAANTSPVSRWTPPASVGRQLTLEDLLGWKNIRTNLLSNDGRWFAYEIAPNEGDAEVVIRGTAANGAEQRFPVGSPPSGGGGFGGSSQLQLSGNSRWAAFLVRPGEDASRNRGRAGTAGGSGGAAASEGGSSAASTAKLKVVNLADGSAREFENVRAFRFAGDTSSWIAIHHTPPSSGGGSGGGGGSGGSSGSVLELVNLNAPNAPPTPIANVTEFAFDDAALWMAYAIALPDEIGNSLQLRRLATGETRALDTYKANYRRLTWGDSLSALAALRVDADSTRTQDEIVAALVWPRVTSADVAIVVDASTTGVPAGRVLSDDYAIAFNRSGSALYLGLREQRPPRPTGGARGAGGSSSPAPGAGSGGRQAAAPQTSVDVPSLVLWHWKDTRTQSSQQVQENNDRNFVHVASFQIAGRKVVPLTDDSLRGLQRGPRDSWGVASDNRQYEREANIRGFSYRDLYAVNLATGERKLIQAKVPGGGFGFGGGNAFSPDNSKFAYYDTGDWKVYDFASGQTRTVTAGVANNFYDDEDDHNQVKPSVGGALIGWTRDNASLLVRDNWDIWRLSATGGQARNLTANGRTQHIRYSQPITWDNRDRRGIDPAAPMYVETYGEYTKREGLVQLDVVRGGVRVISDEDAKVDYRRARDAEVWTVRRQSAVLFPDYHATDRGLTNERRLTDANPQQAEVAWTPGVRLIEYTCDNSTARRQAALFLPAGYEQGKTYPMLTYIYELLSQNANVYPQPNATRYANAGVYTSRGYAYLMPDITYHLDDPGRSAVWCVVPAVKAAIATGMIDAERVGLQGHSWGGYQTTFITTQTDVFKTAVAGAPLTDMVSMFGSVYWNTGSTDGSIFIASQGRFTGGPNEVPEAYMRNSPQVFAQNLKIPFMILHNDRDGAVDFNQGITYYNHLVQLNKEVILLEYVGENHGLSRPANQKDYALRMTEWFDTFLRDQEPPAWLTDGIPRLKMESHLKDRRPMTDKKAEVPRVVP, from the coding sequence ATGCTTTCTCGCGTCCGTGTCCCCGCCCTCGTGGCCGCCGCGCTGCTCATCGGTGGCAACTCCGCCCACGCCCAGCGCGCCGACAACAACTCGCGCCCCGAGCGCCAGGAGCCGACTGGAAATCCGCAGCTCGGCCTGCCCTACGGCGCCGCGAACACGTCGCCGGTGTCCCGATGGACGCCGCCGGCATCGGTCGGGCGTCAACTGACCCTCGAGGACCTGCTCGGCTGGAAGAACATCCGGACGAATCTGCTCTCGAACGACGGCCGCTGGTTCGCGTACGAGATCGCGCCGAACGAGGGCGACGCCGAGGTGGTGATTCGCGGCACCGCAGCCAATGGGGCCGAGCAAAGGTTCCCCGTCGGGTCGCCGCCGAGTGGCGGCGGTGGGTTTGGCGGCAGTTCGCAGCTGCAGCTGAGCGGGAACAGCCGGTGGGCCGCGTTCCTCGTGCGTCCGGGTGAGGACGCCTCGCGCAACCGTGGCCGCGCGGGCACTGCCGGCGGCAGCGGCGGTGCCGCGGCGAGCGAAGGCGGCAGTAGCGCGGCCTCGACGGCGAAGCTCAAGGTGGTGAACCTGGCGGACGGCAGCGCGCGGGAGTTCGAGAACGTGCGTGCGTTCCGGTTCGCCGGTGACACGTCAAGTTGGATTGCGATTCATCACACGCCGCCCTCCAGCGGCGGTGGATCCGGTGGTGGTGGCGGGTCGGGCGGCAGCAGCGGTTCGGTCCTCGAGCTCGTGAACCTGAATGCGCCAAACGCGCCACCCACGCCGATTGCCAACGTGACGGAGTTCGCGTTCGACGATGCGGCCCTGTGGATGGCGTATGCCATCGCCTTGCCAGATGAGATCGGCAACTCGCTGCAGCTGCGCCGCCTGGCCACGGGCGAGACGCGCGCGCTGGATACCTACAAGGCCAACTATCGCCGGCTCACCTGGGGCGATTCACTCAGTGCGCTCGCCGCCCTGCGTGTCGATGCCGATTCCACGCGCACGCAGGACGAGATTGTCGCGGCGCTGGTGTGGCCGCGCGTCACCTCCGCCGACGTCGCGATCGTGGTCGACGCCAGCACGACAGGCGTACCCGCTGGTCGCGTGCTCAGCGACGACTACGCCATCGCGTTCAATCGCAGTGGCTCCGCCCTCTACCTCGGCCTGCGTGAACAGCGTCCGCCGCGCCCGACGGGCGGTGCCCGCGGCGCAGGCGGCAGCTCGAGCCCAGCCCCCGGCGCCGGCAGCGGTGGCCGCCAGGCCGCGGCGCCGCAGACCAGCGTCGACGTGCCGTCGCTGGTGCTGTGGCACTGGAAGGACACGCGCACGCAGTCCTCGCAGCAGGTACAGGAGAACAACGACCGCAACTTCGTGCACGTGGCGTCGTTCCAGATTGCGGGACGCAAGGTCGTGCCGCTCACCGACGACTCCCTGCGTGGCCTGCAGCGCGGCCCGCGCGACAGCTGGGGCGTCGCCAGCGACAACCGCCAGTACGAGCGCGAGGCCAATATCCGTGGCTTCTCGTACCGCGACCTCTACGCCGTGAACCTCGCCACCGGCGAGCGCAAGCTGATCCAGGCCAAGGTGCCCGGCGGCGGCTTCGGCTTCGGGGGCGGCAACGCGTTCTCGCCCGACAACTCCAAGTTCGCCTACTACGACACCGGCGACTGGAAGGTCTATGACTTCGCCAGCGGCCAGACGCGCACCGTCACGGCCGGCGTCGCGAACAACTTCTACGACGACGAGGACGACCACAATCAGGTGAAGCCGTCGGTGGGCGGCGCGCTGATTGGCTGGACGCGCGACAACGCCAGCCTCCTCGTGCGCGACAACTGGGACATCTGGCGTCTCTCGGCGACCGGTGGCCAGGCTCGGAATCTCACGGCCAACGGACGCACGCAGCACATCCGCTACTCGCAGCCCATCACCTGGGACAATCGCGACCGCCGTGGCATCGACCCTGCGGCCCCGATGTACGTGGAGACCTACGGCGAGTACACCAAGCGCGAAGGCCTCGTGCAACTGGACGTGGTCCGCGGCGGTGTGCGCGTGATCAGCGACGAGGACGCCAAGGTGGACTATCGGCGGGCGCGCGACGCCGAGGTGTGGACCGTGCGTCGTCAGTCGGCCGTGCTGTTCCCTGACTACCACGCCACCGACCGCGGCCTCACGAACGAGCGGCGGCTCACCGACGCCAACCCGCAGCAGGCCGAGGTGGCCTGGACGCCGGGCGTGCGGTTGATCGAGTACACCTGTGACAACAGCACGGCGCGTCGGCAGGCGGCGTTGTTCCTGCCGGCCGGCTACGAGCAGGGCAAGACCTACCCGATGCTCACGTACATCTACGAGCTGCTGTCGCAGAACGCGAACGTGTACCCGCAGCCCAACGCAACGCGCTACGCCAACGCCGGCGTGTACACCTCACGCGGCTACGCGTACCTGATGCCGGACATCACGTATCACCTGGACGATCCGGGCCGCAGCGCCGTGTGGTGCGTGGTGCCGGCCGTGAAAGCCGCCATCGCCACCGGGATGATCGACGCCGAGCGCGTGGGCCTGCAGGGGCACAGCTGGGGCGGCTACCAGACGACGTTCATCACCACGCAGACGGATGTCTTCAAGACTGCCGTGGCCGGCGCGCCGCTGACGGACATGGTCTCGATGTTCGGCTCCGTGTACTGGAACACCGGCAGCACGGACGGCTCGATCTTCATCGCCAGCCAGGGGCGTTTCACGGGCGGGCCGAACGAGGTGCCCGAGGCCTACATGCGCAACTCGCCGCAGGTGTTTGCGCAGAATCTGAAGATTCCGTTCATGATCCTGCACAACGACCGGGACGGCGCGGTGGACTTCAATCAGGGGATCACGTACTACAACCACCTGGTGCAGCTGAACAAGGAAGTGATCCTGCTGGAGTACGTGGGGGAGAACCACGGGTTGTCGCGGCCGGCGAACCAGAAGGACTATGCGCTCAGGATGACGGAGTGGTTTGATACGTTCCTGCGGGACCAGGAGCCGCCGGCTTGGCTGACGGATGGGATTCCACGTTTGAAGATGGAGTCGCATCTGAAGGATCGGCGGCCGATGACGGATAAGAAGGCGGAGGTGCCGCGGGTGGTGCCGTAG
- a CDS encoding succinate dehydrogenase cytochrome b subunit yields MRLLLQFWDSTIGKKWVMAVTGIGLVLFAIAHMAGNLQVFLGADVFNDYAHKLQSLGPLLWIARAGLFTMAVLHIISAYQLTMRARQARPQGYAMQTPQVSTLASRTMRVGGVILALFLIYHILHFTTGQLHPAFSKGGAYGNVVLGFRVWWVGLFYIVAMSFFGLHLYHGVWAGFRTLGVAKPNPMPLERKLALGVAIVVWAGFIIVPIGVMLGIVN; encoded by the coding sequence ATGCGCCTGTTGCTGCAGTTCTGGGACTCGACGATCGGCAAGAAGTGGGTGATGGCGGTGACGGGCATCGGACTGGTGCTCTTCGCCATCGCGCACATGGCCGGGAACCTGCAGGTGTTCCTCGGTGCCGACGTCTTCAACGACTATGCGCACAAGCTGCAGTCGTTGGGCCCGCTCCTGTGGATCGCCCGGGCCGGCCTGTTCACCATGGCCGTGCTGCACATCATCTCCGCGTACCAGTTGACCATGCGGGCCCGCCAGGCGCGGCCGCAGGGCTACGCGATGCAGACCCCGCAGGTCTCCACGCTGGCTTCGCGCACGATGCGCGTGGGCGGCGTGATCCTCGCGCTCTTCCTCATCTACCACATCCTGCACTTCACCACGGGCCAGCTGCACCCCGCCTTCAGCAAGGGCGGCGCATACGGCAACGTGGTGCTGGGCTTCCGCGTGTGGTGGGTGGGCCTGTTCTACATCGTCGCGATGTCGTTCTTCGGCCTGCATCTCTACCACGGCGTCTGGGCGGGATTCCGTACGCTGGGCGTGGCCAAGCCGAACCCGATGCCGCTGGAGCGCAAGCTTGCGCTCGGCGTCGCCATCGTGGTGTGGGCCGGCTTCATCATCGTGCCGATCGGCGTGATGCTCGGCATCGTCAACTAA
- the mdh gene encoding malate dehydrogenase: MVPKITVVGAGNVGATAAQRIAEKELARTVVMVDVAEGIPQGKGLDQWQSAPIEGFDSRVIGTNGYDETAGSDIVVITAGIARKPGMSRDDLLNTNAGIVKSVSEQVAKTSPNAIIIVVSNPLDVMCWVAKEASGFPRERVIGMAGVLDTGRYRAFLATALDCSVKDIQAMVLGGHGDTMVPLISYTSVSGIPITQLMDKATLDAIVDRTRNGGAEIVKHLKTGSAYYAPSSGAVQMVEAIVNDQKRILPCSAWLEGEYGMKGLFLGVPVKLGRKGLEKVIEVELTADEKAALEKSAQAVREPMSVVKL; the protein is encoded by the coding sequence ATGGTTCCAAAGATCACCGTCGTCGGCGCCGGCAACGTCGGCGCCACTGCTGCACAGCGCATCGCCGAGAAGGAACTGGCCCGCACGGTCGTGATGGTGGACGTGGCCGAGGGCATCCCGCAGGGCAAGGGCCTGGACCAGTGGCAGTCGGCCCCGATTGAGGGCTTCGATTCCCGCGTCATCGGCACCAACGGCTACGACGAGACGGCCGGCTCGGACATCGTCGTGATTACCGCCGGCATCGCCCGCAAGCCGGGGATGTCGCGCGACGACCTGCTGAACACCAACGCCGGCATCGTGAAGTCGGTGAGCGAGCAGGTCGCCAAGACCTCGCCCAACGCCATCATCATCGTCGTCTCCAACCCGCTCGACGTGATGTGCTGGGTGGCCAAGGAGGCCTCGGGCTTCCCGCGCGAGCGCGTGATCGGCATGGCCGGCGTGCTCGACACCGGTCGCTACCGCGCCTTCCTTGCCACGGCGCTCGACTGCTCCGTCAAGGACATCCAGGCCATGGTGCTCGGCGGCCACGGCGACACGATGGTCCCGCTCATCTCCTACACGAGCGTCAGCGGCATCCCCATCACGCAGCTGATGGACAAGGCCACGCTGGATGCCATCGTGGACCGCACGCGCAACGGCGGCGCCGAGATCGTGAAGCACCTCAAGACGGGCTCGGCGTACTACGCGCCGTCGTCGGGCGCGGTGCAGATGGTCGAGGCGATCGTGAACGACCAGAAGCGCATCCTGCCGTGCTCGGCGTGGCTGGAAGGCGAATACGGCATGAAGGGGCTGTTCCTCGGCGTGCCGGTCAAGCTCGGTCGCAAGGGTCTCGAGAAGGTCATCGAGGTGGAGCTGACGGCCGACGAGAAGGCGGCGCTGGAGAAGAGCGCGCAGGCCGTCCGCGAGCCGATGTCCGTGGTGAAGCTCTAA
- a CDS encoding type II toxin-antitoxin system Phd/YefM family antitoxin, with the protein MSKEYSLYEAKAKFSELVRRVREGGEPVTITVHGKPAVEIRPVSEATDTRSVEEVFADLEARGEAHLVGGRPWTGALRVGRAAPGGLQRFLDERR; encoded by the coding sequence ATGTCCAAGGAATACTCCCTCTACGAGGCGAAGGCGAAGTTCTCCGAGCTCGTGCGGCGCGTGCGCGAGGGAGGGGAGCCGGTCACGATTACCGTGCACGGGAAGCCGGCGGTAGAGATTCGGCCGGTGTCGGAGGCAACCGACACGCGCTCAGTCGAGGAAGTCTTCGCGGACCTTGAGGCTCGCGGCGAGGCGCACTTGGTCGGCGGCAGGCCCTGGACGGGCGCTCTAAGGGTTGGCCGCGCGGCACCAGGCGGGCTGCAGCGGTTCCTGGACGAACGGCGCTGA
- a CDS encoding succinate dehydrogenase/fumarate reductase iron-sulfur subunit, with protein MNVTLHVWRQAGPETGGSMVTYPAKDISPDMSFLEMLDVVNERLIEQGQEPIAFDHDCREGICGSCGMMINGSAHGPMALTTACQLHMRSFKDGDTIYIEPWRAKAFPVMKDLVVDRTAFDRIIQAGGFISAPTGTPQDANALPIGKPDADLAMDNAACIGCGACVAACPNASASLFTAAKIQHLGVLPQGQPERQKRALAMVARMDLEGFGGCSLFGECMAACPKGISIDAIQMMNRDYALALATKSEGKEWSGAA; from the coding sequence ATGAACGTCACGCTGCACGTGTGGCGCCAGGCGGGGCCCGAGACGGGTGGGTCGATGGTGACCTACCCGGCCAAGGACATCAGCCCCGACATGAGCTTCCTCGAGATGCTCGACGTGGTGAACGAGCGGCTGATCGAGCAGGGGCAGGAACCGATTGCCTTCGACCACGACTGTCGTGAGGGCATCTGCGGCAGCTGCGGCATGATGATCAACGGTTCCGCGCACGGTCCGATGGCGCTGACCACCGCCTGCCAGCTGCACATGCGCAGCTTCAAGGACGGGGACACGATTTACATCGAGCCTTGGCGCGCGAAGGCCTTCCCGGTGATGAAGGATCTCGTGGTGGACCGCACCGCGTTTGATCGCATCATCCAGGCCGGCGGGTTCATCTCGGCACCCACGGGCACGCCGCAGGATGCGAACGCGTTGCCGATCGGGAAGCCGGACGCGGACCTCGCGATGGACAATGCGGCCTGTATTGGCTGCGGGGCCTGTGTGGCGGCCTGTCCGAATGCCTCGGCGTCGTTGTTTACGGCGGCCAAGATCCAGCATCTCGGCGTGTTGCCGCAGGGTCAGCCGGAGCGGCAGAAGCGGGCGCTGGCGATGGTGGCGCGGATGGATCTCGAAGGGTTCGGCGGCTGCTCGCTGTTTGGCGAGTGTATGGCGGCTTGTCCGAAGGGGATTTCGATTGATGCTATCCAGATGATGAATCGGGATTATGCGTTGGCGCTGGCGACGAAGAGTGAAGGGAAGGAGTGGTCGGGGGCGGCTTGA
- a CDS encoding fumarate reductase/succinate dehydrogenase flavoprotein subunit, protein MTLKLDAKIPSGPIAEKWDKHRFEMKLVNPANKRKFSVIVVGSGLAGASAAATLSELGYNVSCFCFQDSPRRAHSIAAQGGINAAKNYRNDGDSIFRLFYDTVKGGDFRAREANVYRLAQVSVNIIDQCVAQGVPFAREYGGLLANRSFGGAQVSRTFYARGQTGQQLLLGAYQALEKEIARGGVTMYSRHEMLELVLVDGKARGIIVRDMVTGEIESHAADVVILATGGYGNVFYLSTNAKGCNVTAAYRAYKKGAAFGNPCYTQIHPTCIPVAGEHQSKLTLMSESLRNDGRVWVPKRAEDAGKEPGDIPEADRDYYLERKYPSFGNLSPRDIASRAAKEACDDGRGVGPGGRGVYLDFADSIKRLGQPAIEERYGNLFEMYQRITDEDPYKRPMRIYPAVHYTMGGLWVDYNLMSTIPGLHVLGEANFSDHGANRLGASALMQGLADGYFVIPYTIGDYLATTKLEKVTTEHPEFKAAKTAVEERTKRLLNIKGKRTVDSFHRELGKIMWEKCGMARDAAGLKQAIAEIPKLREEFWQNVTVPGSGTELNQSLEKAGRVADFLEFGELMCIDALHREESCGGHFRSEHQTEDGEAKRNDEQFAYVAAWEYAGEGKAPILNKEPLTFENVHLSTRSYK, encoded by the coding sequence ATGACCCTCAAGCTCGACGCCAAGATCCCGTCCGGCCCCATCGCCGAGAAGTGGGACAAGCACCGCTTCGAGATGAAGCTGGTGAACCCGGCCAACAAGCGGAAGTTCAGCGTCATCGTCGTCGGCTCCGGTCTCGCCGGCGCCTCGGCGGCCGCCACGCTCAGCGAGCTCGGCTACAACGTGAGCTGCTTCTGCTTCCAGGACTCGCCGCGCCGCGCGCACTCGATCGCTGCGCAGGGTGGCATCAACGCCGCCAAGAACTATCGCAACGACGGCGACTCGATCTTCCGGCTCTTTTACGACACGGTGAAGGGCGGGGACTTCCGTGCTCGTGAAGCCAACGTGTACCGCCTTGCGCAGGTGTCGGTGAACATCATCGACCAGTGTGTGGCGCAGGGCGTGCCCTTCGCGCGCGAGTACGGCGGCCTGCTGGCCAACCGCTCGTTCGGTGGCGCGCAGGTCTCGCGCACCTTCTACGCGCGTGGCCAGACGGGCCAGCAGCTACTGCTTGGCGCCTACCAGGCGCTGGAGAAGGAGATTGCCCGCGGCGGCGTGACGATGTACTCGCGCCACGAGATGCTCGAGCTGGTCCTCGTGGACGGCAAGGCTCGCGGCATCATCGTGCGCGACATGGTCACGGGTGAGATTGAGTCGCACGCGGCCGATGTGGTGATCCTCGCCACCGGCGGCTACGGCAACGTCTTCTACCTCTCGACCAACGCCAAGGGCTGCAACGTCACGGCCGCTTACCGGGCCTACAAGAAGGGTGCGGCCTTCGGGAATCCCTGCTACACGCAGATCCACCCGACCTGCATCCCCGTGGCGGGCGAGCATCAGTCCAAGCTGACGCTGATGTCGGAGTCGCTGCGCAATGACGGCCGCGTCTGGGTGCCCAAGCGCGCCGAGGACGCGGGGAAGGAGCCGGGAGATATCCCTGAGGCGGACCGCGACTACTACCTCGAGCGGAAGTATCCGAGCTTCGGCAACCTCTCGCCGCGCGACATCGCCTCGCGTGCTGCGAAGGAAGCCTGCGATGACGGCCGCGGCGTGGGCCCCGGCGGGCGTGGCGTGTACCTCGATTTCGCCGACAGCATCAAGCGACTCGGCCAGCCGGCCATCGAGGAGCGCTACGGCAATCTGTTCGAGATGTACCAGCGCATCACCGACGAGGACCCCTACAAGCGGCCGATGCGCATCTACCCGGCCGTGCACTACACGATGGGCGGCCTTTGGGTGGACTACAACCTGATGAGCACCATCCCCGGCCTGCACGTGCTGGGCGAGGCCAACTTCTCGGACCACGGCGCCAACCGCCTCGGCGCCAGCGCGCTGATGCAGGGCCTCGCTGACGGTTACTTCGTGATCCCGTACACGATTGGTGATTACCTCGCGACCACGAAGCTCGAGAAGGTCACGACGGAGCATCCCGAGTTCAAGGCCGCGAAGACGGCCGTCGAGGAGCGCACCAAGCGCCTGCTCAACATCAAGGGCAAGCGCACGGTGGACAGCTTCCACCGCGAGCTCGGCAAGATCATGTGGGAGAAGTGCGGGATGGCGCGCGACGCGGCGGGGCTCAAGCAGGCCATCGCCGAGATCCCCAAGCTGCGCGAGGAGTTCTGGCAGAACGTCACCGTGCCAGGTAGCGGCACGGAGCTCAACCAGTCGCTGGAGAAGGCCGGCCGCGTGGCCGACTTCCTAGAGTTCGGCGAGTTGATGTGCATCGACGCGCTGCACCGTGAGGAGAGCTGCGGCGGGCACTTCCGCAGCGAGCACCAGACGGAAGACGGCGAGGCCAAGCGCAACGACGAACAGTTCGCCTACGTGGCGGCCTGGGAATACGCGGGGGAAGGGAAGGCGCCAATCCTGAACAAGGAGCCGCTGACCTTCGAAAACGTCCACCTCAGCACGCGGAGCTACAAGTGA
- a CDS encoding PIN domain-containing protein, with product MVVYADTSVFVASALREPQRDAARKRLKSAARVVTSALTEAELASALARSERSPEADAWLAGVYLLMPPRPLRREIRRVLRIGYAKGADCWHLANALWFRDSHRIDLAFVTLDERQRRLADALGLEP from the coding sequence ATGGTCGTCTACGCCGACACGTCTGTCTTCGTGGCGTCGGCGTTGCGGGAGCCGCAACGCGATGCGGCGCGGAAGCGGTTGAAGTCCGCCGCCCGAGTGGTGACCTCGGCCCTGACTGAAGCAGAACTGGCTTCGGCGCTCGCGCGCTCGGAAAGGAGTCCCGAGGCTGACGCTTGGCTTGCTGGCGTCTATCTCCTGATGCCCCCTCGACCACTGCGGCGGGAGATCCGACGGGTGCTGCGCATCGGCTATGCGAAGGGTGCCGACTGCTGGCATCTCGCAAACGCGCTGTGGTTTCGAGACTCGCACCGCATCGACCTCGCCTTCGTGACGCTGGACGAGCGCCAACGAAGGCTGGCCGACGCGCTTGGCCTCGAGCCGTAG